In the Campylobacter sp. RM6914 genome, one interval contains:
- a CDS encoding helix-hairpin-helix domain-containing protein, which produces MKLSFKSTLLSLALLATQAFAVINLNTATKDELMSLNGIGESKAEAIIEYRKANKFNSIEDIKNISGIGDKTYENLKDDISVSGKTTVQPKVKEIKDKSAKKTKELKEDINNKTGKTKDNASKKGSEIKDIKSSAKDKVKEKAKEEISK; this is translated from the coding sequence ATGAAACTATCTTTTAAATCAACTCTACTATCTTTAGCGCTACTAGCTACTCAGGCATTTGCCGTTATAAATTTAAATACGGCCACCAAAGATGAACTAATGAGTTTAAACGGTATAGGCGAGAGTAAGGCCGAGGCTATTATAGAGTATAGAAAGGCTAATAAATTTAACTCTATAGAGGATATTAAAAACATTAGTGGCATAGGCGATAAGACATATGAGAATTTAAAAGATGATATATCAGTATCTGGTAAGACGACAGTGCAACCTAAGGTAAAAGAGATAAAAGATAAGTCAGCCAAAAAGACTAAAGAGCTAAAAGAGGATATTAACAATAAAACCGGTAAGACAAAAGATAATGCAAGCAAGAAAGGCAGTGAGATAAAAGATATTAAAAGCAGTGCCAAGGATAAGGTAAAAGAGAAGGCCAAAGAGGAAATAAGTAAGTAA
- a CDS encoding bifunctional 3,4-dihydroxy-2-butanone 4-phosphate synthase/GTP cyclohydrolase II has product MSFDKVKQAIEDLKNGKMIVMVDDEDRENEGDLIFAADKSDMQKVNFAITHAKGVLCLAMDEANAKRLDLPLMVAKNTSSHETAFTITIDAKDATTGVSAYERDMSIRLAADADSKPDDFVRPGHIFPLIAKNGGVLVRTGHTEGSVDLCRLAGLSPMAAICEIVKEDGMMARRDDLEEFCEKFKINMLSVSDLVQYRLHSESLIKVSEPIQCQIAQKNVVRYDIIDHENEKHAVYAFGEIAQNTNVKFVKSIADFDFISSAKFDELISAIEFLKANGGLLIFLSSKTNDSNSKDFGIGAQILKHFGVKKIEVLSHNKKDFVGISGFGLDITGYKEI; this is encoded by the coding sequence ATGAGTTTTGATAAAGTAAAACAAGCTATCGAAGACCTTAAAAACGGTAAAATGATCGTCATGGTTGATGATGAGGATCGTGAAAACGAAGGCGATCTTATCTTCGCTGCTGATAAGAGCGATATGCAAAAGGTAAATTTTGCCATCACCCATGCAAAAGGCGTGCTTTGTCTTGCCATGGATGAGGCAAACGCTAAGCGTCTTGATCTGCCTTTGATGGTTGCTAAAAATACCTCAAGCCATGAAACGGCATTTACCATCACTATAGATGCCAAAGATGCGACAACTGGCGTTAGTGCGTATGAACGCGACATGAGCATAAGACTGGCTGCTGATGCTGATTCAAAGCCTGATGATTTTGTTCGTCCGGGACATATATTTCCATTGATAGCAAAAAATGGCGGTGTATTAGTGCGCACAGGACATACCGAGGGCTCAGTTGACCTTTGTCGTCTTGCAGGACTTTCACCGATGGCTGCGATATGTGAGATAGTAAAAGAAGACGGCATGATGGCAAGAAGAGATGATCTGGAAGAATTTTGTGAGAAATTTAAGATAAATATGCTATCGGTTTCCGACCTTGTTCAGTATCGCTTACACAGCGAAAGTCTTATAAAAGTGAGCGAGCCTATCCAGTGTCAAATCGCTCAAAAAAATGTTGTTAGATATGACATAATCGATCATGAAAACGAAAAGCATGCCGTTTATGCCTTTGGTGAAATAGCTCAAAATACAAATGTAAAATTTGTAAAATCAATCGCCGACTTTGACTTTATTAGCTCTGCTAAATTTGATGAGCTTATAAGTGCGATAGAATTTTTAAAAGCAAATGGCGGTCTTTTGATATTCTTATCAAGTAAGACGAATGATTCAAACTCAAAGGACTTTGGCATAGGCGCTCAAATTTTAAAACATTTTGGTGTAAAAAAGATAGAAGTCTTAAGCCATAATAAAAAAGATTTTGTTGGTATAAGCGGTTTTGGGCTTGATATCACGGGTTATAA